In Chitinophaga sp. H8, the sequence CGCCTTACGCTCTCCAGGCACTGAACAGATAATGTGTTTCGATTGCATAATCTGATGCACTGACATACTGATAGCCTGAGTAGGTACTTCCTCCACTGATCCGAACCAGCCTTCATTCAGCTGTTGTTTGCGGCAGGCCGCATCCAGATTTACTACAATATAAGGTTTTGTTGTCTCAAAATCTGCCGGGGGATCATTAAATGCCAGATGCCCGTTCTCCCCAACCCCTACCAGTGCTACATCTATAGGGTGTGCTTTGATAATAGCTGCCAGGCGTTCACACTCCGCAGCTGCGTCTGTTTCACCATTAATGAGGTAAGCATTATTTAAAGTAGATACCTTTTCCAGAAAACGCTCCCTCAGATATTTACGAAAGCTGGCCGGATGTGTTACCGGAAGCGCAATGTATTCATCCAGATGAAACATATTCACCTTCCCCCAGTTAATATCTTCCGCAATCAGCTGACGGATAGTTTCAAACTGGCTGGTTCCTGTAGCCAGTATAATATTGGCAAAACCATTTTTATTGATCGCTTCACGTATCAATGCTGCTGCTGCTTTTCCCGCTACAGTTCCAAGTTCATTCTGATCTTTTGATTGGATAACTTTCATTGGATAACAAGATTATTTATTCATAAAAATTTCGCCACGCATTCATCATGCATGCCCGTTAACACTTAATTACATTACTATTTAGGAACATTTACGCCAGTAGTTCCGCCTTGCGCCATAGATACATCCACCGGTTTGTTCTGCTTCCAGGAGCCGCAGGTAAAATCCGGCACATCAATTGAATTGGAGCGGTTGGCCACCGACCACTCACTTAATGGTCCTATGGCACTCCATAAAGCGGCGTCATACACGTCCTGGTCCAGCGGCAATCCGTTGCGCAGGCAATCGATCAACCGCCAGTCCATTAAAAAATCCATTCCACCATGCCCACCTACCTGTTTGGCCAGCTCTCCCTGTTTTTTTACAATAGCAGGGGTATATTTATCTTCCAGCGCCTTCATAGCTGCCTCATCCAGCCAGTCTTCATGACCGGTAGCAATACGGCCGGGCAAAGGATATTTCATGGCAGTGGCTTTGGTACCGCTTACCAGGTGTATCCTGGAATATGGACGCGGAGAGGTTACATCATGCTGTACCATAATACTGCGGCCATTACGGGTACGGATGCTGGTAGTGTTCATATTGCCCCTGAAATGAGCATTCGCATAAGGTTGGTAAGTAGCATCTTTCGCCAGTAATTCTTTTTCCATCGGCCCCATCATATAATCAATACTGGAGAGAGAGGTCAGGTACTCCATACTATCTCCGCGGTTAATATTCATGATCTGGCATACAGGTCCTAGTCCATGTGTGGGATATAAATTACCATTCCTCACCGCATTTTCTTTCAGGCGCCACAGGTCATAACGCTTTTCTTTATCAAACATGCTTTCCAGCAAATGATGGATATAAGCGCCTTCACAGTGTACGATCTCTCCGAAGAAACCTTGCCTCGCCATATTCAGTGTGAGCAGTTCAAAAAAATCATAACAGCAGTTTTCCAGCATCATACAATGCTTCCTGGTCTTTTCAGAGGTTTCTACCAGTTGCCAGCACTCATCAATGGTTTTGGCAGCGGGTATTTCTACTGCTACATGCTTTCCATGCTGCATGGCATATACTGCTATCGGCGTATGCAGTTCCCACTGGGTAGCTATATATATCAGGTCGATATCGTCCCGCTCACATACCCGCTTCCAGTCTTCTTTGGAACTGGTATACAGCTGTGGCTGATGACCGGGAAATTTAATCCTTGCTTTTGCTTCAGCGGCTTTCTCCGGACGGATATCACACAAAGCTTTGATTTCTACACCTGCTACATAGCTGATACGTTCTACTGCTGCGCCTCCTCTGTTGCCCAACCCGATATAGCCGATGCGTACTTTGTCAATTTTTGGTGCCCCATACCCCGACATATTAAAGTGTTGTTTGTGCGTACGTCCCACCTGTTCCCGTATCTGATCCAGGTGCGAAGCCCCTCCTGCTGTTCCCGAACTGGCACTTGCAGTTTTACATGCAGGCAATAAGGCACCACCTGCCAGACCTATCCCGGTTAGTCCTGCCAACCTTAAGAAATCTCTGCGATTATTTTTCATGAGTACGATTTTATCCGGCCTGATACCTGGCCTTTAGCTAATAATAATGCGATGATTGCTTTAAAGCACCCCTACTGGAAAATGGTATGTCCTGTAGTACGATAGCGCTTCCTTAATTTTTCAAATTCTGCTTTGTATGTATCCAGTGCGCTCCCCTTAACCGGTTTACCAGCCATCGTCACCGGGTCTATAAAACGGATCTCCTTTCCACTTAATGCCGCTGCTTGTGATACATCACCCCATTGTAAAAAACCAGGCACATGTACCGCCATTGTAAAAAAATCTATGCCGCTACGCTCATCAAATGCATAACTCAAAGGTCCGTTACGTAGGGTCACTTCCGTAACATTACCTTCCAGTGCAGCCAGGAACAAAGCAGCTATACCTGTTTCCCTGCTCCCATCTATTGTAATTCTTCCGGCACCAAATTGTGATTTCAACACCTTTGTTACCAGATCCAGTTCATTTACCCATTGTCCCTGTACGGTATTACCCAACCATAATGCAGAACGGGATAAGGTATGGAAAGGTGGTAAACTACCATCTGTAGTATTAGCCAGGGCAGAGCCATGTTCTCCGGTACCCCAGAGATCCGGCAGTACAATACCATTACCATCTCTGACTGCTGCTTCCAGAATATCCGCAGGGATACTGTCTTTCCCTCTGGGATGACTCAGGATCACAAATCCTTTCTCTTTGTACTGTGGTGCACGAAGCAATACAGGTATCACATCTCCACTGGTGGTTTCCAACGCCAGCCTTTCCCATCCCTGAGAAGTGCTGTACCGGTGCAATGTTTTTAAAGTAAGGGGGTCCTGTATGCGTAATATTTCTTTTAATGTTTGTTGCTGTTGTTGCTTATCTCCCCCTTTGGCTTCCAGCATATCCTGCCGCAGGGTTTGCCCGTTCAGTTTACAAAAGGCAGCGGTGCTCATTACCCCTGCATCTCTTTTTCCGGCAGGAAAAGTCATTAGCTGTGACACGGGTAACAAAGTAAAGGCAGGTTCTTTTTTAGGTGCTCCTGTACCTGTTCCTTTCAGATGGAGATCAAACCACCCTACCATTGTTTCCCGTATTTCCGGCCAGTATCCGTGAGTCGTATTAAACAACTGATAGCTCAATTTATCCGAAGCGCCCAGCAGGTCAAATACTGAAGCTGCATTTTTGTAACTGCGCAGCATCTCTGAGGGGTAAAAAGATTTATTGGAATCATTCAGTGCATTGCATATTTTCAATGCACGCGGGGCGATCAATCCTAATATTCCCGCCTCTTCCGTAAAGGTTAGCCCATCTGCCAGCAGTTCACAAACGCAGTTGCTGTTCATAATGTAAGACTCAAAAGTGCCCACACTTACTACTGGCACCACTGCTTTGATACGTTCATCCATGGCAGACAGCCACATGGTTTGGTTGCCTCCTCCGCTGGCACCGGTAGCACCGATATGGTCCTTGTCTACTTGCGGCAGCGAGCATAACAGGTCCACACCACGCATATTGTCTGTCAGCTGCATGCCCATCAGAGAAGTACCTATATCCATCAGTGATGCTCCCAGGTTAGCCCCATGATATTCCGCTTCTCCATGTATAGTCGTTCTTTCCCCCGCTCCCCAGGCATCCATATTCAAACATACATATCCGTTCAATGCCAGCGCATGGGCCGTAGCCTGTACCATTTCTCCGGCACGTGCATCTTTCCAGTGACCATGTGAGTTGATTACTGCCGGGAACGGGCCTTTCCCATCAGGAACATACAGGTTCGCAGTAGCATAGACACCCGGCCTTGTCTGGAAAACAATGTTCTTTACCGAATATCCATTCAGTTGCGTATGCCCGGTTTCCTTATAATTTAAAGGTAGCGCATGATCTATGATAGCTCCGGTTTTACGCAGTACAGTAGCTTTAAGCTGCGTGCGCAGGACTTCCCATTCCTGCCGGGTCTGCGGCAGCTGGTGCATTTGAAAAGCAAGTGCCGCCTGCTGCTTTAGCTGTAAGTTGATGATATCCATAGGCGCGTCTGTAAAAACAGCAGGTAGCCTGCTGGAATCAATACTGCTTACTGCACTACTGTTGGCAGCCTGCAAAGGAGCCTCTAATCCTGCACTCATTAACCAGCAAGCTGCCAACAGTACTGTGATGGTACTTTTCTTCTGAAAAGGGTATTGTGTCATTCGTTATATTGCTTGTTGTATTGTCTTACCTTCCGGATCATTCTACGTCCCACCACAACTTCGTAGCGGCATTATCAGGACCGTTCAGCAACGCTACTCCTTTCTTCAATTCTGCTGCATTGGTAGCAGCTTCAGAGGAAGGATAAGGCAAGCGCTTAATAAAAGTACCTTGTGGCAGATCGCTGTTATCCGATTGTACCACCGGGTACATTTTAGGGTATCCGCTTCTGCGGAATTCCGCCCATCCTTCTATACCATCGGGATAAATGGCCAGCCACTTCTGTGTGCCTATCTGCTGCCGCTGAACACTTTCTGTATTCCCCCATTTCACCGGGATATCAGCCACTGCAGGAGAATTTTCTACATCGCCGGGAGCTACCGGCACAGCAGTAGATTGCGTATAGGCATCCACAATGGCCGGGTCTGTAATCTTCCATTCTTTCAAACTCGTTTCTATTCCCTTTTTATAAAGTTCTGCTGCACTTCCGCCCGCATTCCATCCGTTCAATGCAGCTTCTGCACGTAAGAAATAAGCTTCTGCTGCATACATTACCGGCTGCATAGCTTCCAGCTGAGGGGTCCATGCAGTTCCATTCCAGGTTACCCAGTAAGTACCCACATTGGAAGTTTGTGCCGGGCGGTTCATCGGATTATTGATTGCTTCTGCTGTAGAGCCATTACGTAATCCCCTGAATTCTCCGGAGGCAGTAGCCGGCTGAAAATATTTTGCCATACGTGGGTCCCCATATCCTTTCAGATAAGAGGCCATTGTAGAACTCATACTGAATTCATTGTAAGAGCCTATCAGGGATAACCCATTACCATCTCCTCCTTTCAGTGATCTTTTTATCCATGCAGAATGTATCGTCTCTGTCATTACCCCTCCGGCTATCGCTGCTTCCGCTTCTGTCTTGGCTCTTGCCGGCAATACTTTGGATATGCGCATCGCCAGTCTCAGGCGCAGGGTATTGGCAAACCGGATCCATTGCTGCACATCCCCGTTGTAAATCAGATCATAGCTACCAAACACATTTTTTCCAGCCTCCAGTTTTTTAAGGTTTTGTACTGCCAGATCCAGGCGTTTGAAAAGGTCATCATAAATTTTATCCTGTGCGTCATAAGCAATACTTTCTTGTGCCTTCCCGGCATCAAAATAGGGAACAGGCCCAAAATAATCTGTCATCCGGTGAAAAGCAAATGCCCATACTATATTAGCCAGCGCAGTTTCTCCCGAAGACGCATCCATTTTCTCAAAAATAGTATTCAATTGAGGTACTACCTGCACATAAGTAACAATTCCCGGCCTTGGCAACCAGCCATCATTGATAACATAACGGCCCGTCTGGAAATTAGTAGTGGTGAGGGCAAAATACTGTGCATACTGATCTGCATACAGGTTCTGTGCAGTCTGGTAATAAGATTGTGGCATAGCCGCAGATGACTGCGCCCTGGAAAACATAAAGGGTACCTCCAGTGGCCCTACTCCCACAATGGAACTGCCATCTTTATTCATTTCATCAAAATCCTTTGTACAGCTGGTGATGGATAACGCCAGCGCAGGAATCAATATATATAGACTAAACTTCTTCATGATTTTTGCTTTTAAGAGGACTAAAAGGATAAACTAAGGTTCAAACCAATACTACGCACCGCAGGTAACATCCCTGTTTCTATTCCCTGGTAATTGCTGGTACCTATGGAAGCTTCGGGATCTACCGGTAGTGTACGTTTTCCTATGCCTGGTATATCCAGGAGAGATTTCCCTCTGTACAGGAAGAAAAGATTACGACCGGTAACAGACAACCGTGCATTCTTCAGCAGTTTGTGATTCAGATCAAAATTGTATCCCAATGAAAGCTCTCTTAAACGGAAGTTGGTAGCACTATAGGCAAAAAACTCTCCGTATCCGTTACGACCACCCTGCGAAACACTTGTCCATAACTGTTCTGCTGTAATAGCAGTGGTATTGGAACTGCCATCCGCTTTTACACCTGGTAAGATTAAACCTCCATCCCGGTATTTAGCTGTATAATCTCCTACTCCATAATAAGCCAGGAAAGCATCTGTTCCTGATACTACAATACCACCCACACGACCATCAATCAGGAAAGACAGGTTGAATTTTTTATACAGGAAAGTGTTGCTCCAGCCTAATGTAAAATCAGGATTAAAATTACCCAGCTTTTGCAGCGGGGTTACTACGGGCAATCCTTTATCATTTACCAGGTACTGTCCGGTTTTATCATCCTTTGCCCAGGCATAATCATAAATATCTCCATAGGATTCCCCTGGCTTTATCAGCAATCGGCCCAATGTTCCGGAAGCAGAAAGTTCTGTCTGCTCTAATCCCGGAATTAAAGACAGCACCTTGTTTTTATTCCGGGCAAAGTTTACTGCCGTATTCCAGGTCAGCTCTTTACTGCGTACCGGGGTGCCTGTCAGCATGATTTCTATACCCTGGTTCTGAATATCCCCTACATTGATATATTGCTGACTGAAGCCTGTTGCCTGTGGCAGCCCCACAAAAATCAGCTGATTAATCGTATTAGTCTTATAATAGGTGGCATCGATGCCAATACGTCCATCCAGGAACTTCCACTCTACACCCGCTTCATAAGCTTTGGTTCTCTCAGGTTTCAGATCAGGAATTGATTTGGTGTTATCTCTTGTCACAAAGCCGTTTCCAGCACCTAAAGTGAAATTATATCGCTGCATCAGCAAATAAGGATCCGCATCATTACCTACTTCTGAGTAAGATGCCCTTACTTTACCAAAAGACATCCAGGATGGCAATTCCGTCATATCTGATATTACAGCTGACAAAGCCACGGATGGATAAAAATAGCTGTATGGAGGAGGTAACGTAGAGGACCAGTCATTTCTGGCACTTACATCCAGATAAAGATATTGTCTGAAATCAAGTTGGGCACTTCCATAAACAGATTGAATTTCCTTTTTATAGGGTATACTGGTAAAGGCAGGTGTAGTAGCAAAATTAAGATCGAATTTGTTGGGAATGCTCAATCCATTAGCCAGCGATTGTGTGTTGCCCCCTTTAGTGGTTTGTACACTGGCACCTACATTATAGTTGATACCAAAATCACCAGACAGCTTATTGTTACCGGATAACAGCACATCCATATTACGCTCCTGCCGGCTGATCAGTCCTTCCAGATACCGTCCGCCCGGTAATACCGTCATGGCTAAGGTACCATCGTAATAAGAACCTCTGATCTTATCATCATACTTATCCAGGCTGTAACGTCCCTGTACACTCAGCCAGTCAGTCAGCTGATACTTAGCAGATCCCAGCAGGGTAATCCTGTTACGTTCTTCATTTAAACTGGTCCTGTTTACATCCCAGTAAGGATTCATAAAAATAGAAGAGTTGGTCCAGTATACCGGAATAGGTTTTCCCATAGCATCATAACGCTCAAATATCCTTAAAGAATCCGGACTCAGATCCCGTGGCATTATAGTAGCTTCATTTACCACCCCATTATCACCCAACCGTGGTTTATTCTTTATTTGCTGGTTCATATAGGTCACCTTCACATCCGTTGTCAGCTTTGGGATGATAGTAGTAGACAACCGCAGGTTGAGCGTATTTCTATCCAGGCTGTTATTAGGAACGATTCCCTTGGTGCTGTTATTGGTATAGGAAGCATATCCTCTTACGTTGTCTGTACCTCCGGAAAAATCAATGGAATTATTAATGGCAGTACCTGTTTGATAAAAATCACGGACATTATTTGCATAAGTCTTTGCGGGTGCTCCCCAGCTTTCGCCTGCCTGCGCACCATACTGCCCTTTATTACCCCGGCCATAAGTATTCTGGAATTTCATCAGCAGATTAGGCTGGTCTACAGAAATGCTTCCATTGTAATTCACTGCCATGCGGCCACTCTTTCCGCTTTTAGTAGTAATGATCAAGGCCCCGTTTGCAGCGCGGCTGCCATACAATGCAGCAGCGGCCGCACCTTTCAGCACCGTTACTGATTCCACATCCTGTGGGTTGATGCTGGAAGCACCATCACTTCCTGAGTATCCACTGCTTAAACTTTTCATCTGTGTACCAATGGTATTGGCGGAGCCGCCACCACCCCGTTCACTTGTCATATTATTATCCAATGGTACTCCATCCACCACAATCAGCGCATTATTATTACCGGTAAGAGAGCGATTACCTCTTAATACCACCCGTACAGCGCCGCCAGGCCCGGTAGAGGCTGGTGTGATAACAGCGCCTGCTACTTTACCACTCAGGCTGTTCATAATGTTTGCGCTGGGATCTTTCACCGCATTCAGATTAGCACCGGTAAGCTGTTGCGTAGAATAACCCAGTGAACGCGTTTTACGCTCAATACCTAATGCGGTAACTACTACTTCACTTAGTTTAGAAGTAGACAATACTAAGGCAACATCAATACTTTGTTTGCCTGCGACAGAAACTTCCTGTTTTTCATAACCGATAAAGGAAAATACCAACACTGCATCCGCAGCAGCTGAAATGGTATACTTACCATCCGGATCGGTAGTGACACCATTAGGCGTACCTTTTACGCTTACACTTACCCCCGGAACCGGCGACTGGTTGGCAGCATCGCGTACCGTTCCTTTTACAGGCTGGTTTTGTGCGGAGACCTGCCATGGCATGGCCAAAACAAGTACTAGAAGGAAATAGAGATTGAATGTTAGATGCATCCGCTTTTTCATACCGTTTTTTAATTTAATGAGTGATCCTGGTTGGCTTAAATTCTTCCCTCAAAATACACCCGGTAACTACTACCATCAAATAAATCGCCGAGAACGTTACCGAAAAACGCGCCCATTCCTACCGCTTAATCAATCTTTTTTATTATATTTATTAATTCGTTCCAATCAGACCTGTAAGAAGCATGCGGAGACACTATGCAACAATAAAAGACATTGCCCTTGCCTTAAAGATTTCCGTATCTACAGTATCGCGTGCACTAAGAGATACTTACGATGTAAGCGCAGCTACCAGGCAATTGGTACTGGATAAGGCAGCGGAGTTAAATTACAAGCCTAATTTCAATGCTACAGGCCTGGTGCAAAGCAGCACCCACAACCTGGGGGTAATTCTTCCGGGTATTACCAACTACTATTTCTCTACCGTTTATACCGGTATACAGGAAGTGGCCTACAGCCATGGATATAATATCATTCTGTATGTTACCAACGACGCTGCAGAAAGGGAGATCAACATTGTAAAAAACCTGACTTTAAGCAGCCTGGATGGCCTGCTCGTGGCAGTTTCCTCTCAGGCGGATTCCTGCCAGCATTTCCAGGAAGTAATTGATGATGGCGTGCCGGTAGTGTTCTTCGACCGGGTAGCAGAACATATTACTACTTCCAAAGTGATGCAGGATGATTACAACGGGGCTTTTGAAGCAACAGAACATCTTATTGCCAATGGCTATACAAAAATTGCGCATATTGCCGGACCACAGGGACTTACCTTCACGGAAAAAAGATTGAAAGGTTACCTGGACGCACTGCGTAAACATAAATTACCGGTAAAAGAAGAATGGATCATTCATTCCGGTTTTTCCCAGGATTGCGGCACACAGGATATGCAGCAACTATGGCAACTTCCCAAAAAACCGGATGCTGTTTTTGCAGTTAATGACCGGAAAGCAGTGGGTGCCATGCTGGCCTTAAAACAGATGAATGTACAAATAGGTAAAGAAGTGGGGGTAGTCGGATTCACA encodes:
- a CDS encoding glucosamine-6-phosphate deaminase; translation: MKVIQSKDQNELGTVAGKAAAALIREAINKNGFANIILATGTSQFETIRQLIAEDINWGKVNMFHLDEYIALPVTHPASFRKYLRERFLEKVSTLNNAYLINGETDAAAECERLAAIIKAHPIDVALVGVGENGHLAFNDPPADFETTKPYIVVNLDAACRKQQLNEGWFGSVEEVPTQAISMSVHQIMQSKHIICSVPGERKAQAVKDSLEQAVSNQYPASILQTHGDCTFYLDEASASALTKK
- a CDS encoding Gfo/Idh/MocA family protein, with protein sequence MKNNRRDFLRLAGLTGIGLAGGALLPACKTASASSGTAGGASHLDQIREQVGRTHKQHFNMSGYGAPKIDKVRIGYIGLGNRGGAAVERISYVAGVEIKALCDIRPEKAAEAKARIKFPGHQPQLYTSSKEDWKRVCERDDIDLIYIATQWELHTPIAVYAMQHGKHVAVEIPAAKTIDECWQLVETSEKTRKHCMMLENCCYDFFELLTLNMARQGFFGEIVHCEGAYIHHLLESMFDKEKRYDLWRLKENAVRNGNLYPTHGLGPVCQIMNINRGDSMEYLTSLSSIDYMMGPMEKELLAKDATYQPYANAHFRGNMNTTSIRTRNGRSIMVQHDVTSPRPYSRIHLVSGTKATAMKYPLPGRIATGHEDWLDEAAMKALEDKYTPAIVKKQGELAKQVGGHGGMDFLMDWRLIDCLRNGLPLDQDVYDAALWSAIGPLSEWSVANRSNSIDVPDFTCGSWKQNKPVDVSMAQGGTTGVNVPK
- a CDS encoding alpha/beta hydrolase family protein, whose protein sequence is MTQYPFQKKSTITVLLAACWLMSAGLEAPLQAANSSAVSSIDSSRLPAVFTDAPMDIINLQLKQQAALAFQMHQLPQTRQEWEVLRTQLKATVLRKTGAIIDHALPLNYKETGHTQLNGYSVKNIVFQTRPGVYATANLYVPDGKGPFPAVINSHGHWKDARAGEMVQATAHALALNGYVCLNMDAWGAGERTTIHGEAEYHGANLGASLMDIGTSLMGMQLTDNMRGVDLLCSLPQVDKDHIGATGASGGGNQTMWLSAMDERIKAVVPVVSVGTFESYIMNSNCVCELLADGLTFTEEAGILGLIAPRALKICNALNDSNKSFYPSEMLRSYKNAASVFDLLGASDKLSYQLFNTTHGYWPEIRETMVGWFDLHLKGTGTGAPKKEPAFTLLPVSQLMTFPAGKRDAGVMSTAAFCKLNGQTLRQDMLEAKGGDKQQQQQTLKEILRIQDPLTLKTLHRYSTSQGWERLALETTSGDVIPVLLRAPQYKEKGFVILSHPRGKDSIPADILEAAVRDGNGIVLPDLWGTGEHGSALANTTDGSLPPFHTLSRSALWLGNTVQGQWVNELDLVTKVLKSQFGAGRITIDGSRETGIAALFLAALEGNVTEVTLRNGPLSYAFDERSGIDFFTMAVHVPGFLQWGDVSQAAALSGKEIRFIDPVTMAGKPVKGSALDTYKAEFEKLRKRYRTTGHTIFQ
- a CDS encoding SusD/RagB family nutrient-binding outer membrane lipoprotein yields the protein MKKFSLYILIPALALSITSCTKDFDEMNKDGSSIVGVGPLEVPFMFSRAQSSAAMPQSYYQTAQNLYADQYAQYFALTTTNFQTGRYVINDGWLPRPGIVTYVQVVPQLNTIFEKMDASSGETALANIVWAFAFHRMTDYFGPVPYFDAGKAQESIAYDAQDKIYDDLFKRLDLAVQNLKKLEAGKNVFGSYDLIYNGDVQQWIRFANTLRLRLAMRISKVLPARAKTEAEAAIAGGVMTETIHSAWIKRSLKGGDGNGLSLIGSYNEFSMSSTMASYLKGYGDPRMAKYFQPATASGEFRGLRNGSTAEAINNPMNRPAQTSNVGTYWVTWNGTAWTPQLEAMQPVMYAAEAYFLRAEAALNGWNAGGSAAELYKKGIETSLKEWKITDPAIVDAYTQSTAVPVAPGDVENSPAVADIPVKWGNTESVQRQQIGTQKWLAIYPDGIEGWAEFRRSGYPKMYPVVQSDNSDLPQGTFIKRLPYPSSEAATNAAELKKGVALLNGPDNAATKLWWDVE
- a CDS encoding SusC/RagA family TonB-linked outer membrane protein; amino-acid sequence: MKKRMHLTFNLYFLLVLVLAMPWQVSAQNQPVKGTVRDAANQSPVPGVSVSVKGTPNGVTTDPDGKYTISAAADAVLVFSFIGYEKQEVSVAGKQSIDVALVLSTSKLSEVVVTALGIERKTRSLGYSTQQLTGANLNAVKDPSANIMNSLSGKVAGAVITPASTGPGGAVRVVLRGNRSLTGNNNALIVVDGVPLDNNMTSERGGGGSANTIGTQMKSLSSGYSGSDGASSINPQDVESVTVLKGAAAAALYGSRAANGALIITTKSGKSGRMAVNYNGSISVDQPNLLMKFQNTYGRGNKGQYGAQAGESWGAPAKTYANNVRDFYQTGTAINNSIDFSGGTDNVRGYASYTNNSTKGIVPNNSLDRNTLNLRLSTTIIPKLTTDVKVTYMNQQIKNKPRLGDNGVVNEATIMPRDLSPDSLRIFERYDAMGKPIPVYWTNSSIFMNPYWDVNRTSLNEERNRITLLGSAKYQLTDWLSVQGRYSLDKYDDKIRGSYYDGTLAMTVLPGGRYLEGLISRQERNMDVLLSGNNKLSGDFGINYNVGASVQTTKGGNTQSLANGLSIPNKFDLNFATTPAFTSIPYKKEIQSVYGSAQLDFRQYLYLDVSARNDWSSTLPPPYSYFYPSVALSAVISDMTELPSWMSFGKVRASYSEVGNDADPYLLMQRYNFTLGAGNGFVTRDNTKSIPDLKPERTKAYEAGVEWKFLDGRIGIDATYYKTNTINQLIFVGLPQATGFSQQYINVGDIQNQGIEIMLTGTPVRSKELTWNTAVNFARNKNKVLSLIPGLEQTELSASGTLGRLLIKPGESYGDIYDYAWAKDDKTGQYLVNDKGLPVVTPLQKLGNFNPDFTLGWSNTFLYKKFNLSFLIDGRVGGIVVSGTDAFLAYYGVGDYTAKYRDGGLILPGVKADGSSNTTAITAEQLWTSVSQGGRNGYGEFFAYSATNFRLRELSLGYNFDLNHKLLKNARLSVTGRNLFFLYRGKSLLDIPGIGKRTLPVDPEASIGTSNYQGIETGMLPAVRSIGLNLSLSF
- a CDS encoding LacI family DNA-binding transcriptional regulator; the protein is MRRHYATIKDIALALKISVSTVSRALRDTYDVSAATRQLVLDKAAELNYKPNFNATGLVQSSTHNLGVILPGITNYYFSTVYTGIQEVAYSHGYNIILYVTNDAAEREINIVKNLTLSSLDGLLVAVSSQADSCQHFQEVIDDGVPVVFFDRVAEHITTSKVMQDDYNGAFEATEHLIANGYTKIAHIAGPQGLTFTEKRLKGYLDALRKHKLPVKEEWIIHSGFSQDCGTQDMQQLWQLPKKPDAVFAVNDRKAVGAMLALKQMNVQIGKEVGVVGFTNDPVAAIITPSLSTIAEPAFEIGKVSCQLLLNHIKKKRFIPEEVILPGKLIIRESSKRD